A window of Fusobacterium simiae genomic DNA:
ATGTCCACAATCGAAGTTATAAATAATAGGATAATTTCTTTCTCCTAATACTTCCTTAATAATATCTATATATTCAAAATTTGAGTTTCTATCATTATATACTTCTGGTTTTCCAAATATAAGCCCTTTTACATCTTCAAAAACTCCACTCATTTTTAAAGTATTTAAGTTTCTTTCCTCTAAATCTACTGTTGCATTCATTTCTTCTAAAATTAATATTTTATCTTTAAAACTTGGAACATACTTAGTTGCAAGAAGTAATACCAAAGTATCTATATTAGCAATAATAACTTGTCCTTCTATTTCATCTTCATTTAATACTTTCCAACCTTCATTCTTTACATATTCTCTATTTTTTGTTTTCCACTCATCTGTAAAAGCATCTAAAAGTTTATTTGAATAAAATTCAGGTTCTTCCAAAGAATAACTTTTTTTAAAAAATAAATTATCCAAAGTATTCTTTAAAAATGGAGATATCCCTTCATATTCTTCAAAAGTTGGAATTAAACTTCCGCCATAAACTGGCTTTAAGTTAGTTTCTTTTAAAATTGCCATTTGAATAGCTGTTATATCACTATATCCAAAAAATTTCTTTTTGCTTTTTTCAATTTCATCAAAATTTAAATATGGTAATAGACTCCCAGAATTATAGCCTCCTATTACAGGCATCATAATATCTATATCTTTATTTTTTACAAGATTCATCATTTCCTCTGCTCTTTCCTTTGCAGAAGCAGTTCTGTAACCTTGATATACTTTGTTTTTTACTAAATTTCCTTCTACTATTTCAAAACCCATATTTTCAAGTTGTTTCTTTGCAAATAAATATTTTTCTTCAAACCATATATGTGCAGGATTTGAAGGTGCATATACACCTATTACTTTCTTTTTCATTTTATTTACCTCCAAAATATTATTTTTTATAGTAGATATTTTTATTACTAATAATTCTATTTCTATATCATAATTTAGTCAATAAACAATATAGTGTTTATTTTACTAGCACTTTCACTTTTTTATCTTCAAATACCCTAAATTTTTCTAATAAATAAATAGAAATACAGTTAATTACAAATGAAGGTACTATTTCATAGACTATATTTCCCAATCCGCTTGTTTTCCAAGCTATAACAGTTACTGTTGCTATCATCATAGAAACTAAAACAGTTTTCCAGTGTAAATTCTTTTTATACAATGTAAATAAAATAACTGGTGAGAACACTCCTCCAAAACCTGCCCAAGCATAAGACACTAATTCCAGTACTTTTGAACTAGGATTCATTGCAAGAAAACCTGCTATAAGAAATATTACAACAACACATATTCTTCCAACCCATATCATTTCTTTATGAGATTTATCTCTTTTAACTATATGTTTATAGAAATCTTCTGTTAAAGTATTTGATGATACTAAAAGTTGAGAAGATATTGTTGACATTATTGCAGATAAAATAGCTGCAAATAACACTCCTGCCATCCAAGGATTAAATAATTTATGAATTAAGAATATAAATACTTTTTCAGCATCTCCTCCCATTTGAGAAACATCAGTAAAAACTCCTATTCCTGTAACTCCAACTG
This region includes:
- a CDS encoding S66 family peptidase, which encodes MKKKVIGVYAPSNPAHIWFEEKYLFAKKQLENMGFEIVEGNLVKNKVYQGYRTASAKERAEEMMNLVKNKDIDIMMPVIGGYNSGSLLPYLNFDEIEKSKKKFFGYSDITAIQMAILKETNLKPVYGGSLIPTFEEYEGISPFLKNTLDNLFFKKSYSLEEPEFYSNKLLDAFTDEWKTKNREYVKNEGWKVLNEDEIEGQVIIANIDTLVLLLATKYVPSFKDKILILEEMNATVDLEERNLNTLKMSGVFEDVKGLIFGKPEVYNDRNSNFEYIDIIKEVLGERNYPIIYNFDCGHTIPSLMISQDSLLSLKASEKEGIKVEILENSFIDDF